One window of the Brevibacterium limosum genome contains the following:
- a CDS encoding M24 family metallopeptidase, which yields MNEGELFSAGDDNRPDVYGMRPGAEQGQAGKEVKARPQPIPGEVDSIGANELSFSAEEYLGRIASVRNRMVDQGLAALIVTDPANIYYLTGYNAWSFYTPQLLFVPSSGPMTLFMRDMDARGASHTSWLPPEDIVGYPERYVQRPHIHPFDWVAFALRQRWEVARASTSPVGVEMDSHFFSPRAFRALVNGVPEWRLVDSFELVNWIRAVKSPAEIELMRKAAKVTTAAMDAALGTIGIGVGQHEVAAAIAEAQTRGGDGIWGDYPSIVPLMPTGESADTPHLSWTDRKFSADESVSIELAGVHRRYHVPLARTAVTGRPKHELVRLEGVVAEALSAVLDVAAPEVPTAELARTWNRVLALSGLEKPSRLGYSIGIGYPPDWGERTISIRTEDDQILEAGMTFHLIGGMWMNGYGIELSEPVLITDTGCEPFTNFPREIIRV from the coding sequence AGCCGAGCAGGGGCAGGCCGGCAAAGAGGTCAAGGCTCGCCCGCAGCCGATTCCCGGCGAGGTCGATTCGATCGGTGCGAACGAGCTGTCGTTCAGCGCCGAAGAGTATCTCGGCCGGATCGCCTCGGTGCGCAATCGCATGGTCGACCAGGGCCTGGCCGCGCTCATCGTGACGGATCCGGCGAACATCTACTACCTCACCGGATACAACGCCTGGTCCTTCTACACTCCGCAGCTGCTCTTCGTTCCCTCATCGGGGCCGATGACCCTGTTCATGCGCGATATGGACGCCCGCGGCGCCTCGCACACCTCGTGGCTGCCGCCCGAGGACATCGTCGGCTACCCCGAACGCTATGTGCAGCGCCCCCATATCCATCCCTTCGACTGGGTCGCCTTCGCCCTGCGCCAGCGGTGGGAGGTGGCCCGCGCCTCGACCTCGCCGGTCGGGGTCGAGATGGACTCGCACTTCTTCTCCCCGCGAGCCTTCCGGGCGCTGGTCAACGGTGTGCCCGAATGGCGCCTCGTCGACTCCTTCGAGCTCGTCAACTGGATCCGTGCGGTCAAATCCCCGGCCGAGATCGAGCTCATGCGCAAGGCCGCGAAGGTGACCACCGCAGCCATGGACGCGGCCCTGGGGACCATCGGCATCGGCGTCGGACAGCACGAAGTGGCTGCTGCGATCGCCGAGGCTCAGACCCGAGGCGGCGACGGCATCTGGGGCGACTATCCCTCGATCGTCCCGCTCATGCCCACCGGCGAAAGCGCGGACACCCCGCACCTGAGCTGGACCGATAGGAAGTTCTCCGCCGACGAATCGGTGAGCATCGAGCTCGCCGGAGTTCACCGCCGCTACCATGTCCCGCTGGCCCGCACCGCGGTGACCGGACGACCGAAACACGAGCTCGTGCGTCTCGAGGGCGTCGTCGCCGAGGCGCTGTCCGCGGTCCTCGACGTCGCCGCACCCGAGGTGCCGACTGCGGAACTCGCCCGCACCTGGAACCGCGTGCTCGCGCTGTCGGGACTCGAGAAGCCCAGCCGCCTGGGCTACTCGATCGGCATCGGCTACCCGCCGGATTGGGGTGAGCGGACGATCTCGATCCGCACCGAGGACGATCAGATCCTCGAAGCGGGAATGACGTTCCACCTCATCGGCGGAATGTGGATGAACGGCTACGGAATCGAACTGTCCGAGCCGGTGCTCATCACCGACACCGGCTGCGAGCCGTTCACTAACTTCCCCCGTGAGATCATCCGCGTCTGA